A stretch of Paenibacillus sp. URB8-2 DNA encodes these proteins:
- a CDS encoding M56 family metallopeptidase produces MSIKKHQVALSLMILISLLIWSQMILYVLHEFRGYSPIWGLLEYCLSALAERTILHQVIFVGLNIIILYSFFVVIIMVYQQIRLERQWNKVVQTQCDITLTNRLNKRYDFIDGRIVVIHRDSLLALTSGFFRPKIVLSSKLVQEFTEHEILAVLLHEYNHAQKFDPLRLLIIHLIKNSLPFVPILKKLAHYIMVWTEIEADQFAVSQMKSPYELACVLYKCSRSKQKRPIGVGFADDAINYRIQKLVQPKAKIKIPVLEIIPVVMSSILFVLLSIIIISGCS; encoded by the coding sequence ATGAGCATTAAAAAGCATCAAGTGGCTCTTAGTTTGATGATCCTTATTAGTTTACTAATATGGAGTCAAATGATCTTATATGTTTTACATGAGTTTAGAGGATATTCTCCAATATGGGGATTGCTGGAATATTGTCTTTCTGCATTGGCAGAGAGGACGATATTACATCAAGTGATTTTCGTCGGACTGAATATTATTATCTTGTATAGCTTCTTTGTAGTCATAATCATGGTTTATCAGCAGATCAGACTAGAACGACAGTGGAATAAGGTTGTGCAAACTCAATGTGATATCACTTTAACTAACAGGCTTAATAAACGGTATGATTTTATAGATGGACGGATTGTCGTCATTCACCGTGATTCGTTATTAGCTCTCACTTCGGGTTTTTTCAGGCCGAAAATTGTGCTTTCATCAAAGCTTGTTCAAGAGTTTACAGAACACGAAATTCTTGCTGTTTTATTACATGAGTACAACCACGCTCAAAAGTTTGATCCGCTTCGCTTACTGATCATTCATCTCATTAAGAATAGTTTACCGTTTGTTCCCATCTTAAAAAAGCTAGCTCATTATATTATGGTCTGGACTGAAATTGAAGCGGATCAGTTTGCGGTTAGTCAGATGAAATCACCGTATGAATTAGCTTGTGTGCTCTATAAATGTTCCAGAAGTAAACAAAAACGACCTATTGGGGTTGGTTTCGCTGATGATGCAATTAATTATCGAATTCAAAAGCTGGTTCAACCGAAGGCTAAGATTAAAATTCCTGTATTAGAAATAATCCCAGTGGTTATGTCATCCATTCTATTTGTATTGCTTAGCATCATTATCATAAGCGGCTGCAGCTAG
- a CDS encoding SHOCT domain-containing protein — MMYGSKMTMMCFIMVIGLLLLIIAIGITIYVVIRLLMRKYRVDDGPLMILKERYANGELSDEEFNHRRKLLDNKSQT; from the coding sequence ATGATGTATGGTTCCAAGATGACCATGATGTGCTTCATCATGGTGATTGGTTTACTTCTTCTGATCATTGCTATTGGCATAACAATTTATGTAGTTATCCGATTGCTAATGAGGAAATACAGAGTGGATGATGGACCCCTCATGATATTAAAAGAACGTTATGCCAATGGTGAACTCAGTGATGAAGAGTTTAATCATAGACGAAAATTATTGGACAATAAAAGTCAGACTTGA
- a CDS encoding BlaI/MecI/CopY family transcriptional regulator has translation MLVKRINLEGEGINRFFGSLESQIMDIIWANSKVTAKQVQSLLKEELSYNAVMTVMNRLFEKGHLKKTTVGKGRFKHSYFEPIQSKEAFINEQTRIVTEELIHDFGGLMVNHMVDAVQEADPELMKLLEARLEQWRKGVNDNEH, from the coding sequence GTGTTGGTTAAACGTATTAATTTAGAAGGAGAAGGGATAAACCGCTTTTTTGGATCTCTTGAATCTCAAATTATGGACATTATCTGGGCTAACTCAAAAGTCACGGCGAAGCAAGTACAATCTCTTCTCAAAGAAGAGCTGTCGTACAATGCTGTGATGACAGTAATGAATCGGCTTTTTGAAAAGGGTCATCTCAAGAAAACAACCGTAGGTAAGGGAAGGTTTAAGCACAGTTATTTTGAACCCATCCAAAGTAAAGAGGCATTTATAAATGAGCAAACGCGAATTGTGACCGAGGAACTTATTCATGATTTTGGGGGCCTAATGGTCAACCACATGGTTGATGCTGTACAGGAGGCCGACCCAGAACTAATGAAGCTGTTGGAGGCTCGCTTGGAGCAGTGGCGCAAAGGTGTTAATGATAATGAGCATTAA
- the asnB gene encoding asparagine synthase (glutamine-hydrolyzing), whose amino-acid sequence MCGIAGIMRFENDQGPTVSMLRKMTHMMQHRGPNHTGIRIIDNQVGLGFTRLSILDLSNGSQPLSNEDQTFWLIFNGEIYNYQSLRIELEGLGHRFQTNTDSEVIVHLYEEYQERCVDKLRGMFAFAIWDRKNKQMFAARDHFGIKPFYYYLDHKKFVFASEIKSIIAVEDINPAVDPKSLLHYLTLQYVPQPATMFRGVSKLEPGHFLKIDSRGRITKQRYWEPSFEAEDRPLETFIEEIRYSLRNSVKLHTQSDVPLGSFLSGGIDSTAIASFLASQRSVKTFSVGFEGEQNENVVARQIAEALGTNHFEELISAQHFFEDTMKAVWHMDEPIADPSAIAVYRLAQLAGEQVTVALSGEGADELFGGYRIYREPHSLKPLSWMPAGVKKRLKQYVGEIPFSFYGKNYIRRALTPLQERFFGNANIFSEDEKRMVLNFHPDLYKNWEPTTEITRAIYEEHKNLDDITRMQLIDLQLWLPGDILMKADKMSMAHSLEVRVPFLDKEVFEIARKIPASLLVAKGTTKYVLRKALEGIVPFPVLDRPKLGFPVPLRKWLQTSIGDIMIEQIENSGIDQWIQIIYVKEMLKQHRRGKVDYSRKIWTIYIFSLWHSLYIQQSSIKRALVN is encoded by the coding sequence ATGTGTGGAATTGCAGGGATTATGAGATTTGAAAATGACCAAGGGCCAACTGTATCCATGTTAAGGAAAATGACCCATATGATGCAGCACCGTGGCCCTAATCACACCGGAATCCGAATCATCGATAATCAGGTCGGTTTAGGATTTACCAGATTATCAATTCTTGATTTATCGAATGGAAGTCAGCCACTATCCAATGAAGACCAAACCTTTTGGCTAATTTTTAACGGTGAAATTTATAATTATCAGTCCTTAAGAATAGAATTGGAGGGATTGGGACACCGATTCCAAACGAATACTGATTCTGAAGTTATTGTCCATCTATATGAAGAATATCAGGAGCGCTGTGTAGATAAGTTACGTGGAATGTTTGCTTTTGCTATCTGGGATCGGAAAAACAAACAAATGTTTGCTGCCCGGGATCACTTTGGCATTAAGCCATTTTATTATTACTTGGATCATAAGAAGTTTGTATTTGCATCGGAAATTAAAAGTATTATAGCGGTGGAAGATATTAATCCGGCAGTCGATCCTAAAAGTTTACTGCATTATCTCACACTTCAATACGTTCCGCAGCCAGCTACAATGTTTCGTGGAGTCAGTAAACTCGAGCCAGGTCATTTTTTGAAAATAGATTCCAGGGGAAGAATCACAAAACAGAGATATTGGGAGCCAAGCTTTGAAGCAGAGGATCGTCCGCTTGAGACCTTTATCGAAGAAATTAGATACAGTCTTAGGAATTCGGTTAAACTGCACACGCAGAGTGATGTCCCCCTAGGAAGCTTTTTATCTGGTGGTATTGATTCTACAGCGATAGCAAGTTTCTTAGCGAGTCAACGTTCGGTTAAAACCTTTTCAGTCGGTTTTGAAGGAGAACAAAATGAAAATGTGGTTGCTAGACAAATCGCCGAAGCGCTGGGAACAAATCATTTCGAGGAACTGATTTCGGCTCAACATTTTTTTGAAGATACCATGAAAGCTGTATGGCACATGGACGAGCCCATTGCAGATCCATCGGCCATTGCCGTTTACCGGTTAGCACAATTAGCAGGGGAACAGGTTACTGTGGCACTGTCCGGTGAAGGAGCCGATGAATTGTTTGGTGGATATCGCATTTATAGGGAGCCTCACTCGCTAAAACCATTATCGTGGATGCCTGCAGGAGTAAAAAAACGATTAAAACAATATGTAGGTGAAATCCCTTTCTCATTTTATGGAAAGAATTATATCCGAAGAGCACTGACCCCTTTGCAAGAGCGCTTTTTCGGAAATGCCAACATTTTTTCGGAAGATGAAAAAAGGATGGTCCTAAATTTTCATCCTGACCTATATAAAAACTGGGAACCTACGACGGAAATCACGAGAGCCATTTATGAGGAACATAAGAATCTGGATGACATAACCCGCATGCAGTTAATAGATCTCCAACTTTGGTTGCCCGGTGATATATTAATGAAAGCGGATAAGATGAGTATGGCTCACTCTTTAGAAGTCCGCGTTCCTTTTCTTGATAAAGAGGTTTTTGAAATTGCTCGAAAAATTCCTGCCTCTCTACTGGTGGCAAAAGGAACTACTAAATATGTGCTGCGCAAAGCCTTAGAAGGTATAGTTCCCTTTCCTGTGTTAGACCGTCCTAAGCTGGGCTTTCCTGTACCCTTAAGAAAGTGGTTACAAACTTCCATTGGTGACATCATGATCGAGCAAATCGAGAACAGTGGAATTGATCAGTGGATTCAAATAATCTATGTTAAAGAGATGCTGAAACAACATCGAAGGGGAAAAGTGGATTACTCCCGCAAGATTTGGACAATTTATATTTTTTCGTTGTGGCATTCTTTGTATATCCAGCAGTCTTCTATAAAGCGTGCTTTGGTAAATTAA
- a CDS encoding C40 family peptidase yields MKKVIISLIGAAVLFTSTAPTIFASEIKLQSTVKQVIGTPYLWGGTTVSGFDCTGFILYVMKKFNVNSLPRTSQSQAKEGTPVAKENLRSGDLVFFNTFGKGVSHAGIYIGNNQFAHASSSKGVRISKLSESYYQNRYVTARRVVNDKSFRTMISD; encoded by the coding sequence CTGAAGAAAGTCATCATTTCTCTAATAGGAGCTGCAGTTTTATTTACTTCAACAGCACCCACAATCTTTGCAAGTGAAATCAAGCTTCAAAGCACAGTGAAACAAGTAATTGGAACCCCATATTTATGGGGAGGAACTACTGTTTCAGGGTTCGATTGTACAGGGTTTATCTTATATGTAATGAAAAAGTTTAATGTAAATAGTCTTCCGCGTACATCCCAGTCCCAGGCCAAGGAAGGAACTCCGGTAGCTAAAGAAAATTTGCGATCAGGTGATTTGGTGTTTTTTAATACCTTCGGTAAGGGAGTATCTCATGCAGGAATTTATATCGGTAATAATCAGTTTGCACACGCCTCCAGCAGCAAAGGAGTAAGAATAAGTAAGTTATCGGAATCATACTACCAAAATCGTTACGTTACCGCTCGGCGAGTGGTGAATGATAAGAGTTTCCGAACAATGATAAGTGACTAA